Proteins encoded by one window of Frondihabitans peucedani:
- a CDS encoding glycosyltransferase family 2 protein: MSTTVVDVILPCLDEEQALPWILGRLPEGYRAIVVDNGSTDRSAEVARGLGATVVSESRRGFGAAAHAGLLAATADIVAFCDADASMDPQDLPLLVAPVAAGEVELTLGRRRPTVRGAWPIHARIANLVLARLMRRASGVRLHDLGPMRAARRADLLALDLQDRRSGYPLEMVLRGSESGFRIRELDTPYTPRIGKSKVTGTLRGTIRAIQDMSALLRAASPTGRDTSTVPTVPGSPDSSASDEAVTR, translated from the coding sequence ATGAGCACCACCGTCGTCGACGTGATCCTGCCCTGCCTCGATGAAGAGCAGGCGCTCCCCTGGATCCTCGGCCGCCTGCCCGAGGGCTACCGCGCCATCGTCGTCGACAACGGCTCGACCGACCGGTCGGCGGAGGTCGCCCGCGGTCTCGGCGCGACCGTCGTCAGCGAGTCGCGCCGCGGGTTCGGTGCCGCGGCCCACGCCGGCCTCCTGGCGGCCACCGCCGACATCGTCGCGTTCTGCGACGCCGACGCCTCGATGGACCCGCAGGATCTGCCCCTCCTCGTCGCACCCGTCGCCGCCGGCGAGGTCGAGCTCACCCTCGGCCGACGCCGCCCCACGGTCCGCGGCGCCTGGCCGATCCACGCGCGCATCGCCAACCTCGTCCTCGCCCGGCTCATGCGCCGCGCCTCCGGAGTCCGCCTCCACGACCTCGGCCCGATGCGCGCAGCCCGCCGCGCCGACCTCCTCGCGCTCGACCTGCAGGATCGGCGGAGCGGCTACCCCCTCGAGATGGTCCTCCGCGGGTCGGAGAGCGGCTTCCGCATCCGCGAGCTCGACACCCCGTACACGCCGCGGATCGGCAAGAGCAAGGTGACCGGGACGCTGCGAGGGACGATCCGCGCGATCCAGGACATGTCGGCGCTCCTCCGTGCGGCGTCGCCGACCGGCAGAGACACGTCCACCGTGCCCACCGTGCCAGGCTCGCCCGACTCCTCCGCGAGCGACGAGGCGGTGACCCGATGA
- a CDS encoding NAD-dependent epimerase/dehydratase family protein, translating to MSERTASGDPVSDEAPLGTLLVTGGAGFIGGAVVTAALERGWTVRVLDDLRPDVHGGPPTLDPRVDLRVGDVRDPATVDRALEGVTAVCHQAAKVGLGVDFQDAPDYVSTNEYGTAVLLAALDRRGIDRLVVASSMVVYGEGAYRGSAGVVRPAPRRIADLDAGVFDPRDDSGELLEPGLISEDAPLDPRNVYAITKLTQEHLATSWARSTGGRAAALRYHNVYGPGMPQNTPYAGVASLFRSAIERGEAPRVFEDGAQRRDFVHVRDVASANIAALDWTAGQPADSFRAFNVGSGHVHTIGEMASALSRHAGGLEPVVTGEYRAGDVRHITASSERLQRELGWSPSVSFDEGMLEFASAPLRASV from the coding sequence GTGAGCGAGCGCACTGCGAGCGGCGACCCCGTCAGCGACGAGGCGCCGCTCGGCACCCTCCTCGTGACGGGCGGCGCCGGATTCATCGGCGGGGCAGTCGTCACCGCGGCTCTCGAGCGCGGCTGGACGGTGAGGGTCCTCGACGACCTGCGGCCAGACGTGCACGGCGGTCCGCCGACCCTCGATCCGCGGGTCGACCTGCGGGTGGGCGACGTGCGCGATCCTGCGACGGTCGACCGCGCCCTCGAGGGCGTCACCGCGGTCTGCCACCAGGCGGCGAAGGTGGGGCTCGGCGTCGACTTCCAGGACGCCCCCGACTACGTCTCGACGAACGAGTACGGCACGGCCGTGCTGCTGGCCGCACTCGATCGGAGAGGCATCGACCGGCTGGTCGTGGCCTCGTCGATGGTGGTCTACGGCGAGGGCGCCTACCGGGGCAGCGCGGGAGTCGTCCGGCCCGCCCCGCGCCGCATCGCCGACCTCGACGCCGGCGTCTTCGACCCCCGCGACGACTCCGGAGAGCTGCTCGAGCCCGGGCTGATCTCCGAGGACGCGCCGCTCGACCCCCGCAACGTCTACGCGATCACGAAGCTCACGCAGGAGCACCTGGCCACCAGCTGGGCGAGGAGCACCGGCGGCCGGGCTGCGGCTCTCCGCTACCACAACGTCTACGGCCCCGGCATGCCGCAGAACACGCCCTACGCCGGCGTCGCGTCGCTCTTCCGCTCGGCGATCGAGCGCGGCGAGGCCCCCCGCGTCTTCGAGGACGGCGCCCAGCGGCGCGACTTCGTGCACGTCCGCGACGTCGCCTCGGCGAACATCGCGGCCCTCGACTGGACGGCCGGGCAGCCCGCCGACAGCTTCCGCGCGTTCAACGTCGGCTCCGGCCACGTCCACACGATCGGCGAGATGGCATCGGCTCTCAGCCGTCACGCCGGGGGCCTCGAGCCGGTCGTCACCGGCGAATACCGGGCGGGCGACGTCCGGCACATCACGGCCTCCTCGGAGCGCCTCCAGCGCGAGCTCGGCTGGAGCCCCTCGGTGTCGTTCGACGAGGGCATGCTGGAGTTCGCATCGGCGCCGCTGCGAGCGAGCGTGTGA